TGAAGACATATTTGAAAAGCATTGAACAAACTAGCAGTTATACTGATCTTAATGTTATAGCCGTTGGGGTGAATGGCCGCACATTTATTTCATCAGGTGATACGTTGAATATTAGCATAGCTGATTTGGAAAAACACCCTATTACAGTGCAATCGAAGGTTAACCCATCAAAAATTTTTTATAACTATTGTTTTCCTGGTATTACAACTAATACAAAAAGGAATCATGTAATAATAGTGACCAAGCAGCTTATAGACCCATATACTGCTACAAATTTTGGCACTATCTATATAACTATTGATGAATCTGTTTTTAGTAATATGTATGGGGGTATATGGCCAAATGGGAGTAAAATAGAGATTTTGTCATCGAATGGTATGGTGGTTTCTAGTAGTGACAAGCGATTAGTGGGAACTATGGATACTATAATGGTTAAATTGTCAGCAGCGCATATTGAATCAGGAGGTCCCTACACAAATATAAAGCACAATAAAAATGACGGAGTGCTTATAGCAAAGTATCTTCCTGTATATGATATGTACATGGTAAATATAGTAGATAAAAATTATATTTTAAAAGGTTTTATAGAATCACAGCCATTAATATATTTAGTATGTTTTTTTATTAGTTTTTTAGCAATTGCCTTGGTATTTTTAATTACCCGTAGAATAACTCAGCCACTGACACATTTGGTATCTCATATGAGGGGAGCGAAAAATGGGAATTTTACCAAGGTTTCCGAAGTGAGAGGCAGTTATGAAGTAAGGGAGCTGCAACAGGTATATAATATTATGGTAGATGAAATAGATAATTATGTCAATAGACTTGTAAGTGAGCAAAAAGGGCGGAGAAAGGCTGAAATAAGTGCATTACAAATGCAAATAAATCCTCATTTTTTATATAATACCCTTGCATCTATTAAGTATCTTTCATGGCAGGGGAATACACAGGCGGTGACCGATACGATAAATGCACTTATATTATTATTGCAAAATACTATCAGTAAGACGGATGAAAAAATTACTGTGCAAGAGGAGTTACTAAATTTAAAAAATTATGTTGCTATAAATCATGTTAGATATGGGTCAGACATAGAAGTAGAATATAGTGTTGATGATGACTGTCTGGATTGCTTGATACCTAAACTTATAATACAGCCATTTATAGAAAATGCATTTTTCCATGCATATCAGAAGAAGCAGGAAGGATGTATTAGAATATTTATAAAACATAGGGTGGACAAGCTCATTTGTGAAGTAATCGATGATGGAGATGGTATAAGCATTGATAGATGTGATAAATTATTGAATAAAAAATACGAAAAAGATCATTTTTCCGGTATAGGTATAAGGAATGTAGACGAACGACTCAAACTTATATATGGTGAAGAGTATGGTGTAAAGATAATAAGTAAAGTAGGGGTTGGAACGACTGTCACAATAGAAATGAAATATGAAAAATAGTATTAAATAGTAGTTGCTTTTGAATAATTTATGAGAAAAATCACAAAATATTACTAAGATCAAAAAATATTCCCCAAACGAGGTTTTTTGGACAGGGTATGAGGAAAAATTAATACCAAAGATGCTCAATTATAGACGAGAATTTTATTAGATATTTATATACAATTATGATTAAACAATAAATTAATTATTAAACATTTCAAAGTGACCCTGTAATGAATTTATTATAATAGGAGTGTGAAAATAATGGGGAAAGGTAAAAAGGTAATTTTATTATTGCTTGTAGCTATTATGATTATTGGATTGGTTGCTTGTTCATCATCAAATGATAAACCCAACAAAGGTGAGTCTTCAGAAAATACTGATAAAAAACAAAAGATAGTTGCATGGGCATGGGATAAAAATTTTAATGTAGCTGCTCTTGAAGAGGCAAAAAAGATATATAATAAAGATAATGCAAATGTTGAAATTGAAATTGTTGAAATTGCACAGAATGATGTTATTCAGAAACTCAATACAGGTCTTAGCTCTGGTACAACAAGTGGCTTGC
This portion of the Xylanivirga thermophila genome encodes:
- a CDS encoding sensor histidine kinase, with product MNKKIFTEKFKLSLFIKLSIVMIISLLASNIFISALAMSIMEDSFIDSFTIANEKTLNQISDKFASFNTTIASVVNTYRQNSFLREYFTQDISDQTRLFKVCYNMKTYLKSIEQTSSYTDLNVIAVGVNGRTFISSGDTLNISIADLEKHPITVQSKVNPSKIFYNYCFPGITTNTKRNHVIIVTKQLIDPYTATNFGTIYITIDESVFSNMYGGIWPNGSKIEILSSNGMVVSSSDKRLVGTMDTIMVKLSAAHIESGGPYTNIKHNKNDGVLIAKYLPVYDMYMVNIVDKNYILKGFIESQPLIYLVCFFISFLAIALVFLITRRITQPLTHLVSHMRGAKNGNFTKVSEVRGSYEVRELQQVYNIMVDEIDNYVNRLVSEQKGRRKAEISALQMQINPHFLYNTLASIKYLSWQGNTQAVTDTINALILLLQNTISKTDEKITVQEELLNLKNYVAINHVRYGSDIEVEYSVDDDCLDCLIPKLIIQPFIENAFFHAYQKKQEGCIRIFIKHRVDKLICEVIDDGDGISIDRCDKLLNKKYEKDHFSGIGIRNVDERLKLIYGEEYGVKIISKVGVGTTVTIEMKYEK